The genomic segment GGCATCGAGTCAGGGCTGTGTGCTCAATGTCTTGAGTCATtgttccatttaaaaaaaatttgattaAAGCTAGAAAACGATGttcataaagataaaaaaaaaaaaaaggtgtgggATGCTGTTAGGTAAAGAATATAGATTATTGCAAGAAAATTTGAAAACGACTGAGCTCACGTCTTTTTTAATATATCTCCAGATAAATTGCGTCGATCTTGGATTTTGCTACATGCAAGAACTGTAATCAATCTAACAATCACTATGAATattataatttttctttttctttttgtaactcTTTTAGCAGGGAGGCCATTTTACCAGATGTGACGTATCAGCAAAACATCAGGACCTGAATGGAAACATTTGAGGCCTTTTGTGCGTGAGGTAGGCTTAAAGTATTTGAACTATGTAAAGGATTTAGGAAGATTATTTGGCATTGCTTGGCAAGTAATTTGTCAACACGTCTTGGTAAACTTGCCACTGTTCTTTGAATCTGGGTTTTCCCAACTGCTTTTGATTCTTTATGTAAACTCAGTTGTATTATGAAGCAGGTTCAACATATCcaggtttttgttttgcattagcTGGCTTTACCAAACCTAAAGCTTTATTCGAACACAATGACGATTTTTATTGATTCTCACACTTGCATAAAAAAGGGAATTTGATGCATCACATGACTGCTTTTCAGCATAAAATTGCCAGATTCCATGATAGAGATCTATGAGGAACATACAAAAATATAACCTCAAATGGCAATTGTTGCTGCAAGACATTGTCAAAGCGAAATTAATTTTATTGGTTAAATATATTCTGTGACTGATATCCAGCAAATTGACTGATTAATTTCTAATCTGCTGTATTTTCAGCAGTCTACTACGAATTATGACAACTGAATACATGTACATTTATATGACAATGTGGTACACAGTCTGCACTGTAATggcttcatttatttttgttagtaAGTGTTGTTCAGCTGGTGCTATATATAAAATGGTTTCCTTCAGCAGAGAATCTATAGCACACTTGGATCGTGCTGTCTTTAAGAGTACCAATTAAATTGTGGCAGTTGCTCACAATTGTAAACCAAAACTCTGAACACGACCTGCTCTGGACCAGGTTAAGAGTTTCACATGAGTTGCCATGGTGACCACCTTTGTGACACTGAAAACTCTTGAGTTTTAAGCTTGACATACGCTGCTGACCTATTAGTCTCGCTTTGTGGTACACCCCTCAAGGCTAGTTGAGTACCATCTGGTGTTTTTCTTGTCACTAaaagtgtgttgttgtttttttaatcactttggGGTCATTATCATGTACCCAAATAAATTTAGGATCAGTCAGTGCCTCTCTGTTGCATAAGAATTCAAAATACTTAAAATCTTTGTACAGATTAGTATCATCTGTTTACAGTTGTGTCTTTAAGAAGTTAATATGGCTAAAAACCTTTTTGTGTGTTGTTCAGGAGGTTGTGGGTAATGTACCATGGGGTACGACGTTACGAGGTTTCAAGGGGAGGTGGATGAAGACCTGTTGTGTCCAATATGTAGTGGAGTGTTAGAAGAACCAGTGCAGGCAAGTCTTTGATCAAAATACACCCCACCTTTTAATTCTATCTGTATTTCTGACATTAAATTTGTCTTATATGCATATGCATTTTTCCACCTCAGGCTCCACACTGTGAACATGCCTTCTGCAATGCCTGTATAACGCAGTGGTTTGCCCAGCAACAGATTTGTCCTGTTGACCGCACAGTAGTGACGCTGGCTCACCTCCGTCCTGTGCCCCGCATTATGCGCAACATGTTGTCCAAActtcagatcagctgtgatAATGCGAGCTTTGGCTGCACAGCCACACTGCggttggaccagctgcagtcACATCTCAAGGACTGTGAGCACAACCCCAAAAGGCCTGTCAACTGTGAGGAGGGATGTGGGTAAGGGGATTCCATAGAATAAATCCAAAGCCTTACAAGCCTTATGTGACATGTATAGAAACACTAAGTCAACCATAATAATATCACCATAAATTGTTCTAAGAATGTGACCTCCTTTGTATTTTATAGtattaaattttcttttcttgcttaatattctgtttttctcaCTCTTGCAGGCTTGAAATGCCCAAAGATGAGCTGCCCAATCATAACTGTATTAAACACTTGCGGAGCGTtgtccagcagcagcaaacTAAAATTTCAGAGCTGGAAAAAACTGTAGCAGAACATAAACACCAGCTGGGGGAACAAGTAAGAGTATTTTGCCAACACAATAGTATATTTTTGACAAAATATTAGGTCTAGTCTTGATAAAATATTAACAGTTGTCTGTCTGTATGATATATGGCAGAAATAATTTGAGTGCCATGTCTTTGTGGTATAAGACACAGATGCATGCCTGTTATATGTGCTTGATGGACGTGCAACAACAATGGTCTCCTCATtcttattgcactttttttttttttttggtgtggaTGTGAATCTACTTGGGCTTTTTAAATGGACAGTTACAGATTTTGTACTTGAGGCAGTTTTGAGAGGTTTTTCATTCACTGTATTGCTTTTCATTTCCAGAAACGAGACATTCAGCTGCTAAAAGCCTACATGAGAGCAATTCGCAGTGCAAACCCGAACTTGCAAAACCTTGAAGAGAGCATCGAGTACAATGAGATACTTGAGTAAGTGAAGCTTTCCTTTCCTCTCCCAATATGTGATCTGAAATAAATTCAGTTcctaattttctttttctttttttaaaccttcagGTGGGTAAACTCCATGCAGCCTGCTAGAGTGACACGCTGGGGTGGCATGATCTCGACTCCTGATGCTGTCCTCCAAGCAGTCATCAAGCGCTCCCTCATTGACAGCGGCTGTCCTCTCTCGATTGTAAACGACCTGATCGAAAACGCCCATGAGCGTAATTGGCCGCAGGGACTGGCCACTCTCGAGACGCGGCAGATGAACAGGCGCTACTATGAGAACTACGTTGCCAAGCGTATCCCTGGCAAGCAGGCAGTGGTGGTGATGGCCTGTGAGAATCAGCATATGGGGGAGGATATGATCCTGGAACCCGGCCTGGTTATGATCTTTGCGCACGGAGTCGAGGAGATCTTATAACTGTGCAGCTAGCTGAACTGATCCAGCGACGAGTAGGGACATTTTGCTTTGGGGGTTTGCTGTGATGAGTATGATTTCTCTCTTTGGAgtgaaaccttttgaataaATCTGGCTTATTTAAAGTAAACTCTTAGGCTTACTCCTAAGCTTGATACCTATGCCTTAAAGTAAGGACAAATGCTTATTGAACCTGGCAAATATAAACTTAAACTGACTGATATCTAAGATAAAAGGTGAGATGTGATGTTTACAAGGTTTATATTTAGTGCATTATATGATCTGATTGTTCTGCTCCATGTCCTGATAGAGTAATAAGCCCAAACCCCAGTTTAATGTGCTCTGTTGTATAAATGCTTGTAAATAGAAATACTATATTGAATTATAAATGTTATACTCCTCACTGTAATTAGATtgtgattttctgtttttcttaatcTCAGTTCTCTTTAGTCAGCTTCTCTTACTGTCTACAGGGACGTGCTTGCTTTAGTATTTAGTTTCCTGTGAATATTCCCAGAGACATTGTGCTTCTCAGTTTAGATTGTTCAAACCTTCCGtgccatttgttttatttattgtgttgCCTTTCACACAATTATGCTTGAAGATGTTATCATGTGACATTTGGAGCTCTGCCTTTATCGGTGCATTTGAAGTTCACTGCAGAAAGAAATTGATTTTGTGTTCTATCTGTTTGTTGCCTCAGTTGTACATATAGTCTGTATGTTGGGTCCAGTGAAAGTTTTAAAGTTTGGGATATGACTATGTATAATGAGCTTTGAAAAAGTGTTGTGGCTCATTTCTGATTTAAATATAgacatttacatcatggacatcTTTTCATTATTCACAGTTGGCTAACATTGTCGCTGAAATGCCACTAAAACCAGACACAGCTTGGAGATTGTACCAGTATTTGTAAAGTCACTTTTAAGGCTTTCAAGAGGAGAAATGCTTTGCCATTAGTCACTCATTGCTGTAGTAAGACGAGCAAAAAAAGCTGTTGTTATAGAAACCCACACAAGTGGATAATTCCCTTTACTATTTTccttgttattgtttttgttatgtGTCTGTTATGTACCATGTTGTACAGACAaggtaataaaatgtaaaatctggGTGGATTTTTGTCATTGGAAAAGCCTGAGTTTATATTTGGCTTCCTAATTAGGAAAAAATGCAGTTCCTTATTTTACCACAACATGTCATCAGAGATCTGCTGGGAAGTACACTTCATAATTCACTTCAGCTGACTGCTTTATATAAAGATTTAAGTCCAGAGAAAACTGCTGCAGCCTGTAAGAAGTCACGATATGGAGTGTGAGGTGGTGCTGACCCAGTTTACgaaaaaagaggaaagtttAACCACAAAACTAAAGACGGGGAAAAGTCTGACTACTCTGACCTGACTCACTCTCCTTTTCTAACCCAGACACCCACATGTTTTCCATGTCTGTTATCCTCTCCTGCCAGCCTCGTCCTCATTGTGCAGCTTAATCCCTCACCATTGTGCTCAGTGGAATGTGAAATCATGTGCTTTACCAAATATTGTGGTTCTTGTTGAAGTCCACACATATAATTATGTCATGTGGTTGGTTGAGGACTGGTATGCTGCAATACCGCACTGGCCAGAATATTACAATACACCTCAGAATATGTGTAAATGTGTAATAAAGTACTTAAGCCTTTCCACAAGAAGcataatttaaataaacattactTGATTTAATGGAGACGCAGAGGAAGCATTCACCTCATTTAAGAAAATTTAAAGTGTGGCTGCATTATACTGTAGCTATATATGTGTTTGttagaaaataaaaaggcaGTGCAACTGTTTGAATTTCACTGTTATATTAATGGGCTACTGCGTGAGCAACTACTTCACATACTGTGCGATAACACCAGAAGCTGTACGGCGTTCACCCATAACAGACATCTTGCATGGTAAGttcaatttttcattttatctgtAACGTATCCGTTGTTAGTGGTGTACAAATGTAACGaagtaaaaaagaacaaaaaagaaaaacaaaacaaaaaacccttttATTATTTAATCACAAAATACTCGTTTCTAATTGGGTGAAGTTAACGTAAAACTCGTCAGCAATAGTATAGTCCCGGATTTTGTTCACGTTCGATATCAATACGCACTGTTTGTTAAAGATATGAGTTCATAGCCGCAGTATTTACAGTATTTCACTGTTTACTCACTATTTGATTAAAAGCATACCTCAGATAACAGCGTAGCCTCTATAAGGCTTATAACCACGTAAATACAATTAATATTTATCGTTATTGGTAACTAAGCTATAAACAAATTATATCAACACCAAGGTGGCTCGAGGTCTGTAGCCTAAGTAGCCATAAGTAACGTTAGCTAGTTAgtttagtatttatttatttttttgttaatgttgttaCAAGCAATTTGAAGGGGTTATATGctgatattattttattgtaaccaCGGTGGCTTTTTTGTTCTGCGCCTTAACATGTGACGTCAGCTTCATCACCTTAAAAAGGCTCATGATggacagcaacaccaaaaacaacaacagcgcTGCAAATGATAAGACTGTTGAAAGCATTACGGTGCAGCTTTTAGCGTATACTCCCTGTAAGGATACAGAGTGATAAATGCGCTTTTACAGCTGCATAATTTAAACGAAGCATTACTTTCTAACTTTGCAGATGGACGCACGGGACCGGAATAACGGGTGTGTATTGGCTAGCAAAGGAGGGCGCAGATCAGCTGAGGCGGTGCTTCACAGGAGGGATCCTCAGTCGCTGCTCTGCGCAGTAGTTCACCGCTTCCACTCGGCAGACCTCGCCGCCTCCGTTTAAAGTTAACGACCACTTTGCTTCGCGTCTGAGAGCAGGattttggttttgattttttCTGCTGCACAGCGTCGAGACGGACTGTGTGAAGGCAACCAACACAGTGGCGGCGGAAAGGTAAAtgacaa from the Pelmatolapia mariae isolate MD_Pm_ZW linkage group LG20, Pm_UMD_F_2, whole genome shotgun sequence genome contains:
- the rnf41 gene encoding E3 ubiquitin-protein ligase NRDP1, whose protein sequence is MGYDVTRFQGEVDEDLLCPICSGVLEEPVQAPHCEHAFCNACITQWFAQQQICPVDRTVVTLAHLRPVPRIMRNMLSKLQISCDNASFGCTATLRLDQLQSHLKDCEHNPKRPVNCEEGCGLEMPKDELPNHNCIKHLRSVVQQQQTKISELEKTVAEHKHQLGEQKRDIQLLKAYMRAIRSANPNLQNLEESIEYNEILEWVNSMQPARVTRWGGMISTPDAVLQAVIKRSLIDSGCPLSIVNDLIENAHERNWPQGLATLETRQMNRRYYENYVAKRIPGKQAVVVMACENQHMGEDMILEPGLVMIFAHGVEEIL